Proteins encoded together in one Rana temporaria chromosome 6, aRanTem1.1, whole genome shotgun sequence window:
- the ZFAND2A gene encoding AN1-type zinc finger protein 2A, whose product MELPDLGKHCSEDTCKQLDFLPLKCDACEDLFCKDHITYDQHKCSSAYKKDVQVPVCPLCGAPVPVKKGELADLAVSHHIDRRCSSKPKQKIFTNRCCKPGCKKKELMKIECDQCHNNFCLSHRHPIDHACKTTGPALSKAGYAALMRSQKALEQNTAAVKRPLIFQKVEQPVSCRAEAKSDPLESSGVVDLHNGLSEDEALQKALELSLLEAGINNLLTMRHPPINTIKTTGQ is encoded by the exons ATGGAACTTCCAGACTTGGGAAAACATTGCTCAGAAGACACCTGCAAACAGCTAG atttccTTCCACTGAAATGCGATGCTTGTGAAGACCTATTTTGCAAGGACCACATAACCTATGACCAGCATAAGTGTTCTTCTGCATACAAGAag gATGTGCAAGTACCTGTCTGTCCACTGTGTGGCGCTCCTGTTCCAGTAAAAAAAGGAGAGCTGGCAGACCTTGCAGTAAGCCATCACATAGACAGAAGGTGCAGCTCGAAGCCGAAACAaaag ATTTTCACAAATCGTTGCTGTAAACCAGGATGCAAAAAGAAGGAGCTGATGAAGATCGAATGTGATCAGTGTCACAATAATTTCTGCCTGTCTCATAGACACCCAATAGATCATGCCTGCAAGACCACAGGACCAGCACTTTCAAAAGCTGG atatGCAGCTTTGATGCGATCTCAGAAGGCTTTAGAACAAAATACAGCAGCAGTTAAAAGACCATTAATTTTTCAGAAAGTTGAGCAGCCTGTATCCTGTAGAGCTGAAGCAAAAAG tgACCCTCTTGAGTCTTCTGGAGTAGTTGATCTTCACAATGGTCTG AGTGAAGACGAAGCTCTGCAGAAGGCTCTGGAACTTTCCTTACTGGAAGCTGGAATAAATAATCTTCTCACAATGAG